From one Anomalospiza imberbis isolate Cuckoo-Finch-1a 21T00152 chromosome 25, ASM3175350v1, whole genome shotgun sequence genomic stretch:
- the LOC137462230 gene encoding uncharacterized protein SPEM3-like — MENAGSMENSGFMENAGFMENAGFIVNSGFMENAGFIVNSGFMKNAGFMENAGFIVNSGFMENAGFMENAGFIVNSGFVDNAGFMDNAGFVENAGFMENAGFIVNSGFMENAGFIVNSGFMKNAGFMENAGFIVNSGFMENAGFMENAGFIVNSGFVDNAGFMDNAGFVENAGFMENAGFIVNSGFMENAGFMENAGSMENAGFIVNSGFMENAGFMDNAGFMENAGFIVNSGFMENAGFMENAGFTENAGFEDNADFVDNAGFVENAGFIVNSGFMENAGFMENAGFIVNSGFMENAGFMDNADFVDNAGFVENGGTPGTRGWH, encoded by the coding sequence ATGGAGAATGCAGGATCCATGGAGAATTCAGGATTCATGGAGAATGCAGGATTCATGGAGAATGCAGGATTTATCGTAAATTCAGGTTTCATGGAGAATGCAGGATTCATCGTAAATTCAGGTTTCATGAAGAATGCAGGATTCATGGAGAATGCAGGATTCATCGTAAATTCAGGTTTCATGGAGAATGCAGGATTCATGGAGAATGCAGGATTCATTGTAAATTCAGGTTTCGTGGATAATGCAGGTTTCATGGATAATGCAGGTTTCGTGGAGAATGCAGGATTCATGGAGAATGCAGGATTTATCGTAAATTCAGGTTTCATGGAGAATGCAGGATTCATCGTAAATTCAGGTTTCATGAAGAATGCAGGATTCATGGAGAATGCAGGATTCATCGTAAATTCAGGTTTCATGGAGAATGCAGGATTCATGGAGAATGCAGGATTCATTGTAAATTCAGGTTTCGTGGATAATGCAGGTTTCATGGATAATGCAGGTTTCGTGGAGAATGCAGGATTCATGGAGAATGCAGGATTTATCGTAAATTCAGGTTTCATGGAGAATGCAGGATTCATGGAGAATGCAGGATCCATGGAGAATGCAGGATTTATCGTAAATTCAGGTTTCATGGAGAATGCAGGATTCATGGATAATGCAGGATTCATGGAGAATGCAGGATTTATCGTAAATTCAGGTTTCATGGAGAATGCAGGATTTATGGAAAATGCAGGTTTCACAGAGAATGCAGGTTTCGAGGATAATGCAGATTTCGTGGATAATGCAGGTTTCGTGGAGAATGCAGGATTTATCGTAAATTCAGGTTTCATGGAGAATGCAGGATTCATGGAGAATGCAGGATTTATCGTAAATTCAGGTTTCATGGAGAATGCAGGATTCATGGATAATGCAGATTTCGTGGATAATGCAGGTTTCGTGGAGAATGGAGGCACACCAGGAACACGGGGATGGCACTAA
- the PTP4A2 gene encoding protein tyrosine phosphatase type IVA 2 isoform X2, with protein MNRPAPVEITYENLRFLITHNPTNATLSKFIEELKKYGVTTLVRVCDATYDQAPIEKEGIQVLDWPFDDGAPPPSQIVEDWLNLLKTKFREEPGCCVAVHCVAGLGRAPVLVALALIECGMKYEDAVQFIRQKRRGAFNSKQLLYLEKYRPKMRLRFKDANGHCCVQ; from the exons ATGAACCGTCCAGCCCCCGTGGAAATTACTTATGAGAATCTGCGTTTCCTGATCACTCACAACCCAACCAATGCAACCCTCAGCAAGTTCATCGAG GAGCTGAAGAAGTACGGGGTGACAACCTTGGTGCGAGTTTGTGATGCCACTTATGATCAAGCCCCAATCGAGAAAGAAGGAATCCAAGTTCTA GACTGGCCGTTTGATGATGGAGCACCACCCCCCAGTCAGATCGTGGAGGACTGGCTGAACCTTTTGAAAACCAAATTTCGGGAGGAGCCCGGATGCTGCGTGGCTGTTCACtgtgtggcagggctgggaag GGCTCCTGTTCTGGTCGCACTTGCTCTCATTGAATGTGGAATGAAGTATGAGGATGCAGTTCAGTTTATAAGGCA gaaaagGAGGGGAGCTTTCAATTCCAAGCAGCTGCTTTACCTGGAGAAATACCGGCCCAAGATGAGATTACGCTTCAAAGATGCCAACGGTCACTGCTGTGTTCAATAA
- the PTP4A2 gene encoding protein tyrosine phosphatase type IVA 2 isoform X1 — MFSAVKRFQAPVEITYENLRFLITHNPTNATLSKFIEELKKYGVTTLVRVCDATYDQAPIEKEGIQVLDWPFDDGAPPPSQIVEDWLNLLKTKFREEPGCCVAVHCVAGLGRAPVLVALALIECGMKYEDAVQFIRQKRRGAFNSKQLLYLEKYRPKMRLRFKDANGHCCVQ; from the exons ATGTTTTCTGCTGTGAAACGTTTCCAAg CCCCCGTGGAAATTACTTATGAGAATCTGCGTTTCCTGATCACTCACAACCCAACCAATGCAACCCTCAGCAAGTTCATCGAG GAGCTGAAGAAGTACGGGGTGACAACCTTGGTGCGAGTTTGTGATGCCACTTATGATCAAGCCCCAATCGAGAAAGAAGGAATCCAAGTTCTA GACTGGCCGTTTGATGATGGAGCACCACCCCCCAGTCAGATCGTGGAGGACTGGCTGAACCTTTTGAAAACCAAATTTCGGGAGGAGCCCGGATGCTGCGTGGCTGTTCACtgtgtggcagggctgggaag GGCTCCTGTTCTGGTCGCACTTGCTCTCATTGAATGTGGAATGAAGTATGAGGATGCAGTTCAGTTTATAAGGCA gaaaagGAGGGGAGCTTTCAATTCCAAGCAGCTGCTTTACCTGGAGAAATACCGGCCCAAGATGAGATTACGCTTCAAAGATGCCAACGGTCACTGCTGTGTTCAATAA